AAAAACTCTTGTAGTTCCATATTTAATTTTAATTGTTATTTTTAGTAATATTGCACAAAAATATTCATTTATGTTTAATTCTACAATAATTAGGATTTGATTATGCAACCTCTTGAATTAATTTATAAATATTATCCATTAGAAAATGAATTGAGAAACATTTTGTTTGTACATAGTGTTTCTGTTGCTCGAAAATCGCTTGACATTGCACGCAATCATCCTGAGTTGAAGTTAGATAAGACATTTTTGTCTGAAGCAGCTATGCTTCACGATATAGGTATTTTCTTGACATATGCTCCGAAGATTTTCTGTTTTGGTACGCATCCTTATATTTGTCATGGTTATCTCGGATCTGAATTGTTGAAGAAAGAAGGATTACCTCAACACGCTTTGGTCTGTGAACGTCATACAGGTGCAGGACTTTCTTTGGATCAGATAGAATCTAGAAACCTCCCTGTACCGTATCGTAATATGCTTCCTCTGAGTTTGGAAGAACAAGTGATTTGTTTTGCAGATAAGTTTTTTTCAAAGTCCCATCTAAATGAAGAAAAAAACGTTGCAAATGCACGAAAAAGTCTTTTAAAATTTGGTGAAGAAGGTCTTGTTCGTTTTGATCATTGGTGCGAATTGTTTCTATAGCGGCTAAAAAATAATTAAAAAAGAAGAATCTCGTTTGTAATTGGTGGAGAATGCGTACTTTTGCTTTCCTAAAGCGTAAACTATTAGTTAATGACGCCATTGAAAGCAAATACACTTATATCATTCATACTACTGTTCGTTTTGTTAATACTTTCCGCTGAAGTAAGTTCTCAGCGTCGAAGGCAGAACTTAATTTTAAATCCTGCAGCTCCTATGGGGAATCAGGAAGCAGATACTTTGAAAAGTGATTCTTCTGATGTTCCTTCGATTAAAAAAAAACAAGCCTTGAGCGCTCCTGTTGTTTATGAAGCTAATGATTCCATTGTTTTTACTCAAGGGGGATATGCTCATTTATATGGTGAAGGAAAAGTGAACTACGAGAAGATAGAGCTTGATGCACAAGTTATTTCTATGAATATGGATAGTAGTACGGTGTATGCACATGGCATTTCTGACTCATTGGGTACTTTAAAGGGGACACCTGTCTTTAAAGATGGAGAAACTGATTATGAAACCAAGACTATTCGCTATAATTTTAAAAATAAAAAAGGATTCATTAGCAATGTTGTGAGTCAACAAGGAGAGGGATATGTTACAGGTCATAATGCAAAGAAAGGTCCTGATGATGACCTTTTTATGGCAAATGGTAGATATACGACGTGTGACCATCATGAGCACCCTCATTTTTATCTTCAATTGACTCGCGCTAAGGTTCGCCCAAAGAAAAATGTAATAACAGGTCCTGCTTATTTGGTGGTTGAAGATGTACCACTACCTATCGCTGTTCCTTTTTTCTTCTTCCCAT
This window of the uncultured Bacteroides sp. genome carries:
- a CDS encoding HD domain-containing protein, which codes for MQPLELIYKYYPLENELRNILFVHSVSVARKSLDIARNHPELKLDKTFLSEAAMLHDIGIFLTYAPKIFCFGTHPYICHGYLGSELLKKEGLPQHALVCERHTGAGLSLDQIESRNLPVPYRNMLPLSLEEQVICFADKFFSKSHLNEEKNVANARKSLLKFGEEGLVRFDHWCELFL